The Aspergillus flavus chromosome 6, complete sequence nucleotide sequence CTTTGACGAACTCCAATGCGCTTGCAGAATCCAGACCTCTCGTACTGTTATCCCATGCTCCCATAGGTGCACCGGAAACTGGTATAATGTCAATTGCAAAGTCACCAAAGTAGGAGCGACTTATTACTTACGCGCCATTTCAGCTATGCTGTATGAAAGTCAGAAAAGCACTAACAATCACGATATATAGGGCATACTAACCTAACTCTCTTTCGTTCACCCCCGGAAACACCTCGAATATAATCATCACCCACTGTACATCGGTATTAGCTACTTCGATTCTCGGAAATTTCTAGTTTGCACGACATACCCTTTGTGTTGTATGTATGAAGTAAGCCAAATACAGCCATCGCAACCTTGGTGATGTGCTTAGCGAACTGCTGTCGCTTGAGCCCAAGTAACCTATTCTCGGGGGTTCTCGCCGCTGCAGCAAATTCCAACGTTTGTCCGACGGTCAAATGAGGGAAATGCTTATCCACCTCTTGGTTGTACAGAACCTCACCCTTGAACTCCTTatgcatcttctccatggaaACCCCATTGTACTGTATCTCAGAGCTTTTGCGAAGCTTTAGGCCATGCAGCTGCCCACATAGTGTCTTAAGGAAGGTCGAACAGCCGCTACCAGGCCTCCCCAGAACAATCAGCATCTCGCCGCTCTTTAGAAGACCATCAAAATTGCGTAAGATATGCTTCTCCGGGGACTTTTTCGCAAAGCTTAGCCATCCTGATGGGCGGAAGGGTTCCAGCAGAATCGATCCCACAGTACTCTGATATTGCAGCGCCGAGCCTGATCCAGACACATTGAGATTCTGAAATACAACTCCAGTGGAAGGGGGACGAGGAATGCCTTCCTTATCCATCAGCTTCAGTCTCATCCGAGTCCATTTGTATTGGTCGAATTGACCGCTGGTAGGATCCAGGGAAGGGTGATCGAGGCCAATATCCTCAAGCGTATCTTTGCGTTGGAGACGAGCTTCACTCTCTTGAGAGCCAGTCGCACGACGTTGCAAGGGAAAGTTTGACGCAATGCGCGTCAACTCTGCTCTGTTTTCGGGATTAATGCTCTCGAAGACTGAGGCATCGTCGAATTTTGACCCTCTTCGCTTGTACTGTTGTCTCATGTCCGTCACATCCTCATGGATTGAACTTGACCGGCTGCTGCCGGTGCGTTTCTCCTCTGTCATCTCGAATCATAAACTCAGACTTTGCGATAGATATGAACCAACTAGATAATATGTCAAGACTTGAGCAGTGCGGATGTGAATTTGTGTTCACGTTGTAGATGACCAATGATGCACAACAATGATGTAAGTAGAATGCAATTGGAATCAGGCACAGAAGTCGAAGAAACGAAGAGCAAAATTTGGGCGTAACAATTCCATATAAGGAAGCCCACGCATTGCGCGTGTAACACAATTCATCATCCCTGTACTGCAACCTGAATATTGACTGATCCAGTTTATGATGGCATTACGGTTTGCTAATTCCCTCGCAAGCTGACATTCAATTCGTCCCGCGGTAAGTGGTGATGTCATTGAAATCGAAACACAAATTCCTCAAGAAATACCCCTGTGGAGCAAACCCCAGGAGTTCCGCAATATCGCTGCATATTCTTCAACCTGAGTGGTTATTGTGTTCGTACAAATGGAGCCACCAGGGGTCATACAGAAGGGAATGCTGCCACCTGCCGGATGCGGCAGAGAAGAGAATTTGTCGGCGCCgagagttgaagaagcgtatgtatgtacctttAAAAAGCCCAGACGATTGGGCTCCCAGCTCTGAACCAGTGTTTCGCATCCCATGTTCGTACGTATATACAATGGACAGTAGGGTGAATTGGGGGGTATGGATATCACTCTTATTCATGTAGTTTCATAGATACCTGTGATCCGATAACAAACCAAGTCGTCACTTTCTATTCTAGGATTTTAGCTTTTCTTATATTGTTAGTCTCCAGCTAACTTTCCAGTAATCACTGTTCCCTATACTCAGTCTCAAAGCTAATTCTGCTTGCGAGTCCAGCGTCATTGATCTCATGATCTCTTGTGAATTGTACTGTAATAGCGCCGATGGATAGATGGAATCATAAGTTATCAAAGTTCCCCCACCCAGTTGGATCTCAGACTATAAGTGGTGCACTTACATCTTCATCCAATCACAGCTCTAAGCTCCACCCGCCCAAACATCACAAGAGCAAACAGAGCAaacattaaaaaaaaaaagattatgTCTGTATGATTGTCTTCGGCATATCAGTTAGACTTACAGCAAACAACAAAGCTACAGCCATGACAGATCTACAAAAGACTCCCTTCGTCAGGGAGCTCGCCTCCAGCGGTATGTCCCAAAATCAGTCAAACCCCAGCTCAATCGCATATGTTCACTTTGCGTCTCACAAGCCCAAAGCTAACATGTATCGCAGACAAGAAAATCCGGGACAAAGCCACCGACTCCCTaactctcttcctccgctccAGAAGCGACCTCTCTCTCATCGAGCTCCTTAAACTCTGGAAGGGCCTGTTCTTCTGTACGTCCCGCGCGGCTCCCATGCCTACATAAACCCGAGGTTGAAATCCAATTGCATATCGAGAAGACTAACAACCGACTCAATCAGGCTTCTACCACTCCGATCGCCCACTCACACAACAAGCGCTCGCGCGGAACCTCTCCTACTCGCTCGTCCCGACTATTCCCCGCTCCGCCGTCCATCGCTTCCTGCGCGCATTCTGGATCACCATCGGCCGGGATTTCCATTCACTGGATCGGTTGCGACTGGACAAGTACCTGCTGCTGATCCGTTTCTATGTCGGGGTTGCATTTGAGATTTTCCTGAAGGGCGCGCAGCAAAAGGCCGCACAGGACAAGGACAGCAacaagaagcggaagaggGAGGCTGAACAGAACGGAAAGTCAAAGAAGCGGtcgaagggaaagaagcaaagcgaggctgtcgaggaggaggaagaggagcagaaTGATGAGACGAAATGGGCGGAACTGGAGTCGTACATCTCAATCATGGAAGAGGGTCCACTTTGTCCGCTGAACTTTGACCCCGACCAGCCTCCTACTgatgagaaaaaggattATGTCGCCATGCCTCATGGTCCCGATGGGCTGAGGTACCATATCATGGATATATGGATTGATGAGGTGGAGAAGGTACTTGAGTTTGAGGAGGGCTCTGATGGGGTGCGGAAACCGAAGGGCGATGTTCCCATTGAGCTGATTTTGAGACCCATTGAGAAGTTGCGGGCCGACAGCCCGTACAAGCCTGTTAGGACTCGGGCAAAGGAGACGTTGGAGGATGAACGATTGATCGAGTGGGGATTCCGGACCCGGAAGGTCGAttcggatgaagaggatagtGACGAGGAATGGGGTGgatttgattgattttgatgtATTACCAAAAAATTTGATGTCTATTGTGGGGTTTTCATGGTGTTAACTCTTTATACACAATTATAGCGGTCgcatatttcttttcttctcaaATTAAAGGCTCCTATTGCTGGTTCCGAGATATAGATACAACAACAATGGTCTTTCTATGAACTCTATAGTAAAGCTGTATACATCACGAGCTATAATTGTTAGCCAGTTCTGGCTAATGGTATCAAGCTAGCAGAGCCCCAAACCAACTGCATTAAAAGCATGCCTGTGCTTCCTCAAAAGTCTTGCGCGCGGGTATCATAAAATGCGAAGACcagtaatagtaaatatatgGATACAACCAAAAGACATCACCAACGACTTGCTTCTTTATCGTGTCTCTTTTTACTTGAAGCAGGGAACCGTGTCAAGCATATTACGGTCTCGGGCCCTCTGCCTCATAAAGATGTCCCGATTTAGAAAGCACTGTACCGAGACCTTTATGGACTTCAGCCTGGAGAGCTTCGAACGGGATGCTTTCACCGTCGACGCTGATATAACCTTCCTTCTGACGAGGGACCAGGCGGTAGGCAGCAGCTTTGCGGATCTTGACATCGGGCATATCAAAGAACTCATTCTCAGGGATGGCAGTCATCATCTTGAGGGTCGTAGTACGGGGAAGTGTTCCGTTGATAGTGACAATGTCCATTAACCCATCGTTGGGCACGGAGGCAGGGAAGAAATTTGTGTCCTTGGATACAATAGCCATTTTGCCTGCGTAAAAGTTGCccatttcttctcctggaacaACTTCCCAATCTTTGGGAAGATCATCCTGGACCGTGCCGTATCTAAGCTCGGGAAGACCCTTGGACTGTCCTGCAGTCTCTTCGGGGGAACGGCGCGGAGCTGGGTTGTGTGCGTATGTATTGTAATGGTCTTTGATCGCTCTTTTATCATCAATCTCCACTTTGATGGCGAGGTCGCATGGGTACACCGTCCGTTGCATGATGCGTACAAGGAAACCGTACGTGAAACGGTGAGCCCCCATCCATCGGATGTTGTCGGTTCCAAGGTCCGATTCCGCGATGACACCGAAGGATTGAGACAGGAACGACAAAGTCCGAGTGTTCCCTTGCGTAAGCGAGACCAGATCCATAGGCGTTCTCAAGCCTTTGACAATCGCAAGCGCTGCCACTGAAACATTGCCCGTCCCACAAAGGTTCCATGCCATGGCATTACCAGAGCCGCAGGGAACCATGGCGACGGCTACTTTTGCCAGTGCTTCTCCAGCATTCGGTTTCTTTCCGAGACCATTGAAGACCTCATACGGTAAACCATCACCGGAACAGCAAACGATAGCATCATAGGCATCGATGTCGATCTGCTCCACGATCTCGGTGGCGTGGCCTCGATGTGTTGTTTGCTGCACATCAACCACACAGCGCGCAGCGGCGAAGACCGGTGCTGCATGTTTGTGATAGATCTTAGAAGCTGCACCTTTACCGCCAAATGGGTTGATTAAAACTTTAAGTCTCTTATACCGTTGTGCTTCGCCATATGCAAGGTCTAACAGTCGCGAAACCCACGTCTGCGcatttgccttttctttctcactGATCGGGTACTCAAGGGCAGCCACAGAGATGCTGCCTTTGGTAGCGGCTTGGGCATAGGTGATAGTTAGGCCCGCAGGGGAAAGATCGGCAtcaagaatattatatagccCAATGGAATGGGTAGTTTTAGCTGTAATAGGTACAGTTAGCCAAATCgaacttttttctttgagtTGACGGGTGATAAGTTTCCCTCCGAATCAGAACAAAGCAAAATGcgataagaaagaaaattaaaggaaaaagaaaagggaaagaaggaaaatattCAGTGTGACATACATGACTTGGCCAACAAGCCACAGCATGCGCGCTGATCTTTTGACTTTGGGCGCTCGTCTGTAGCACCAGAGTTAATCAACAAGGAACTCTACGAGCCATTGGTTCCTAACCACGTACCGACAACGAGAAGGGAGTCACCCccgatggaaagagaaaccgATTGTGCAACCGTTAAGGTTGAATCGTGCTGCAGCAATCGTTGAGAATCCGGCTGATCCGCATGATTGGAAGAAGGGCCATTGGAGGGAGAAGTCATGATGTTAGTACGTTGGGAAGCGGAAATCGCATCCTACCGAGGGATGTATGGGtaaaaggagaaaaaggaacaactCTGGCAGGGAGTGATCAACAggccagagaaagagagaggaggtTAAGTAAGTAAGTTACTTAGAAGTAAGTACGGGGTATGGAAGCGACGGGCGGAGGTTCAGGAAAAGGCTAAATAGATGATCATAAATGTcgaaaaattaataaaaaagaattggCTGACTTGGTTTCATTTAAATGTTGCAATGAATGGCCCACAGTTCCCTCAGGTACAAGAACTGGGcctttttctattttgaGTATTTCTCTCGCCATGATGGACCTGTCAGGGCGGATTTCCTCttgtgattttttttttttaattttttttttattcttagtTGTATTGTCCCTTTCCACTTCATCCCTTCAAGATACTCTCTCtctactacggagtactatcACTTCCGGCACTTCCGCGCGTAATACTAGACTTACTTGACGTTTGACATGGGCTGAAGAACCATAGCCATTGTCGACCCCTACCcatgtttctttctcaataCCGAGCCCAATCATTGGATCCTTTCCCTTACTATGTGTAATGAACCTTTCCTGAAACCAAATAACCCTTCCGTTGTCTCCTCACCCAGGGTTGGGCCATTCCAACAGCCGAGGCATCAGCGATCTGCGGGGTGTGGAGACCGAGGGATACTTAATTAACACTTGAAtgtaataataaatagtacCCATTGTACTGTATATAATACATGGTTAACTGTACCATCGACTGATCGACTATCTGTGCGTTAGCGAGGAGAAACAACCTGGAACCCCATTGAAGGTCTATGTGTAAAAAAATTCTTTCATttcaagaagagggaaaaggtcTTTTCTCATCCAGTACAACACGgtagaaaaaggaaacacgTATAGTCAAGAGATTCGTCCATCAGAGTCACACTGAAGAGAGAACAAAACGCAGATCAAATACAATAGATACTATGATAATAAGATAGAATGTAAAAGGGTAATCAACTATTCAAGCGCTGGTCAACATCAATTAGGCAGTCGAGGCCTTGAGGCCTTTCAGGGATCCCAAACTCAATGCCAGTCCCTGCGAACGGCTTCTTATCCGTACAAAACCAGTGATCGGTCCGTcgtctccttccttctcgaTGCTCAAGTTTGCAAGTGCGTCCTCGCCTGTGACTCCGTTAGCCGTCGTCCGACGAAATACTTCCATCACGCGGGTTTAAGTATACATACCAAATACGCTCCGGGCATATAGATTAGCACTCAAGAATCGACAGTCTCCTTTCAGCGATGCTTCTGGCGTCAGGCATGCCATGTTGGTGCTGTCCATGAGTTGCTTGAGGAATTCGCGGAGGCTCTTCGCCTTGGAGTTGATGTTGACCTTGTTCTCCCACTCGAACTCGGTCCACATGGTCCGGAACTGGGTTTCGGTGCAGTGAGCGGGCTGGATGTAATCCATAATGTCGGCATGGATGTCGTTGAGAATGACAACGTGCGACTCGGTTGAGCTGGCGCCATCATACACGATATTACCAAAGATGACACCGGTGTCCGTGGACGATACCTTGACTGTAGCCTGCACATTCAAGAAATCGCGGGGTCCGAGGTTGTGGGTTGCTGGCCGTTCGACAACCTTCAGGTCTCCAAGTGTCGCGAACTCGACGGACAGATTTTGCAGGGTTTCCAGAGTTTGGTTGACCAGAAGAACATCCAGAACAATATCGAACTGGTGGACCGTGACGTAGGCCTCGGCATAGACGGGATCCGAGAAACCAGTGAGTTGTACCACACGGCTGAGTTTGGAAGAGACAGTTTCCACTGTGGAGTCCCCGCCGGTGGCCTTGGCCAAATCAAGCTCGATCTCCTCCGCACCTTCAAGAGcgttcttcttggagaatTGCCGGATAGGGATAGCATCATCGATCTGCACAGCactcttggctttctcgaCTGCCTCCTTAGCAGCtctcttcttgtcctctaCCTGGACCATGGCCCGGAATGCCTTCCGGGTGTCCTCCAGGAAAGTGGTTTCCAGTTCCTTCCTCTCGGAGAACTCAGCAAGCGAACGTACACAGCACATGATACGATCTACTGAATCCTCATCAATAGGGGCTTTGACGAAATGGGACTGGCCGACCCGGATAATCGAGATCATGATCAGCATTGCTTCCGCCCGCAGTGCGTTGGTCCGAGCAGCATCCTCAGAAACCTCAGAATGGCGCATCACCAATTTCGTCAACGTGGAAGAAAGAACGGTTGCTAGGTAGTAATCACCATCCAAGATCAATTGACGGAGAGGAGGCTTCTGAGCAGCTTTGACGGCTTCAAGCCTGGCTGCAGCCGCGGACTGGCTAGTCAGAGCACTCTCAGTAGCATATGTGCCGTCTGCCAGCACCTTTCTAGACCCTGTTGGTGCCGAAGGCTTGGCATGACCATTGACCTGTTCCTTGAGAGCACTGTCTTCTGGGGTTTCGTCGAGCAGCCGCTGTTCCGAGGCCAAGATAGGGATCTCACCCAAGCTAGctctgatcttcttccaggcTTCACGGAtgtccttttcctccaaggAGTATTCACCGACAACCCACAAGACACCGCGGTAAACCTTTCCGGCACGGACCTCACTCAAAGTCGACACCAGGCGATCGACGATGGAAGCGCGCAGGTTAGGGAACTTCTCCACGACCTCCTTGACGAACGAGATCACATCAACGGCAGAGTTGTTGTTAAAGTCCGCAATGAAGTCCATTAGAAGATCAACGACGCTAGCAGCGATCTCCGAGAACTTAATGGCACAGTTGTGTATCGATTGGATAAGAAGTTGACGATACTCGCTATTCTACATAGGCTGTCAGTTGGATGCTTTGTTGCAGGAATCGGAAACATACCTTCTCGTATTGCTCATCTACAGTTTTGGCAAGCTCTTTCTTCAGTAGCATTACAATCTCTTCGACGTTCTTGCTGGAGACCATTTCTAATGCGATGCCAAGGGCCTTCCGCCGAACGTCGATGTCCGGACTAGAAAGGACGCGTAGAATTTCCATTGTGAGATCCTCCAAGACACCTTCGTTGCGGATCCTCAGCTGGTCAACCCGATCAAGAACAATGAGCTTCACATTGTTGTCGGCCTCTCTGATGCACAATTCGATTAACTTCTGGGCAGCAGCCTTAACAGCCACTGGGTTACTGGTGAGAGCAGTGAGGGATGTCGCAGCTTCGTAGATCACGGTACTGGTTGAAGCGTCTAGGAGGTCGAAGATCAATTTGAGGTACCTCGCCTGCCGGTCGTTAGCAGCCTGCAGTAACCTTCTGCTCATCGATGACCCACCTTGTTCTGAGCGTTCTGTACCGCATCTTTCCTGATAAATTCGAGCTCCGCAAGTTGAAGCAATTCATCTGTATTCGGAATACTGTCGAATGTAGAGGCCAAGTACTCTAGGGCTTTCTGGTGACTGATGGACATGAGAGCCGCGAAAGCATTGCGCTTGCACGTGCCGTCAGTCTCGGTGTCGAGGAACGCCTGGATGAGTTCAGGCGCATCGGGAATAAGAGCTTCCGAATGTTGGAAAATAGAAGCGACAGCCCACACGGCATTCTTTCTCACATATGCATGACGGTGTTCCAAGCATGAGCGAGCTGACGAAAGGAGGGGTTCAATGAGTTCCGGTTCTCGGAGCTTGCAAAGGAAACGAAGGGTGTTGCCTCGAATGTATTCGTTGGGGTGCTGAAGGTCATTGCGGATACCGTTGCTGCGCGGACAAATGTACATTAGAGCAGCCACCTACTAACGGCCGAATGGTTTGCCTTACCAGACCAGGATCATCTCTTGCTTCAACTTGCCATTCGCATCGAGCTTCGGGCAGATTTCGTAGTAGAAGTACAGCAGCTTCTTGAGAGGCTTACTCTTCGAAGGCATCACAAATCGAATAATGTGCATCAACAGCTGGTGCATTGGATCTCCATTGAGCATGATCGTGATGatcgtcctcatcgtctCCATCTTAGTTTCATCATTGCCCTTCTCCAACTGCACTTTCAAGTCCTGTATGGAAGGCTGATCAGCCGTGTTGTCCAAGTGGACAAGACTGTATGCATTTTCCAAAAACGAGGCCATGGTGACGAGGGTTTAATAATTGAGCGGCCGTGGCAGGAACGGGATAAGGAGGGAGGAGAGCTAAATGTGGTCAGTACAACAGACTATTGTTATTGATTGGATCCTTCAGGGGAGATGGGCAGGGAGAAGTACCGGAATTACTCTCCTCAGATGTTCGAAGCAAGCGGTAGGAAGGaacttaaaaaaaaaaaaacaattcGACTCCCCTCACCAGCCTTGCATTCACAGCATGTAATGTTGATCTGAGAATCAACGTTGTCCATTTGCGCGGCGGAGAGCGCAAGCTGTCCGGAGTGTGTGGATGACTAAGCCCCCATCCCGTGCAAAGGCCCAACTCAACCCAGGCACCGGCCGCACCTGATTTACAGCCAACGACTTGTATTGTTCGCCGCAGCCGTTACTGGTGGAGAGACcctggagaagatgtcgaCGCAAAATCAGAATGAACCCTTCTATCTTCGCTACTAGTAAGAAATGGATACTCGTTAGCCCAGGTTTCCTCAGCTGCTGACAAGTCCTGCAGCTCAGGTCACTCTGGGCGGTTCGGACATGAATTCTTAGGTTGGTTTTGCTATGGCATATTGGCTTTCTTTCAGGTACTAATGATTACTAGAATTTGATTTCCGCTCCCTTGGTGATGGTCGCAGTGCCGCCGTGCGGTACGCGAACAACTCCAACTACCGCAATGACTCCCTTATTCGCAAAGAAAGTGAGCGCTAGAGAAGGAATTCGCCGTGAGAAACCACATCGTCGCTAATGGGAATGCTATAGTGTGCGTGAGCTCGTCGATGATTCAGGAGATCAAACGGATTATCAAGGAGAGCGAAATCATGAAGTATGCGATAGGTTATTATGATCAAACTTGAAATGGGATGTTAATGTGAAACAGGGAAGACGATTCCAAGTGGCcccagaagaacaaggacgGACGACAGGAACTCGAAATCAGACTTGGGAATGAACATATCTCCTTTGAAGTACGTTTCTAGCCCCGGAGTGGTTGGAAACAAGGCACATTTGTTAACATGCACGTTCTTGCGCAGACCGCGAAAATCGGCTCGCTGGTGGATGTTACCGAGTCTGCGGACCCAGAAGGTCTCCGCGTGTTCTACTACCTTGTCCAGGATCTTAAagctttcattttctctctgatttctcttcatttcaAGGTAATACCAGATTCCATGAACTTCGAGGACACCGCTCTGACCATGATTCCCACCCCTCGCAGATCAAGCCTATCTAAGACTGTTACTTCACAATGGTACGAGGCTGTTCAATTAAGGATTCAAAAATAGGGCGTTTTTGGATGATGAGGCAATTGAAGCCCGAGAGTCAGTTTCCCAATACATATACAACGGGCAGTGATGACGCAATACTATAACTGGCAACAAATTTCTACCGAGTGTGTAGCAAAGAAATAAATACCCATCTGATGACCTGATGAAGTGTGCGCAATTGTGGTTGTTCAGTAATGTGTAGTTTtgtataaaaataaacaaaaatcaaaataagaaggaaaataaaaaaagaatttgTATCAAAGGGGTGGAATGGAATTAGTAGACCCATAGCCAATAATGGGAGTGGAATGAAAGCCTGGCGATGACCTGAAGGCCAAGGCCCGCCAGGAATTATCCGCTCCAAGCGCTGGTTTGCCTCCCCCGCGCTCGCATGATCAGCGGGCTTATCCCTTTTGGGAAGTGCGTCTTCCGCCCCGGACTTCATGAGTCGAATGGACTTCCATTCACAACCCCTTTCACTTCAAACCTTCCCTTTTATCTCTTCTTAGTATTTTTCTCGCATTGTGCTTACACATCGCTGGCCTGTTTTTCTTGTCCCGTCGTGTGAGACCCCTATACCAACCGGATCCGATGTCATTCCTTTTCTGATTCGCCTCAATGCCGACCCCGAGTGACAACACACCAAGCCTGAATGCCACATCGATCGCTGAAGAAATATCCACTCGGACAACATGTCCGCCTGAAATAGAGAGGCTGTCTTCCTGGCGAGACTCACCTGAATCTACCGTGGCGGAGAGCGATGCTCCCGATAACGCCCTCTCCCCCACCATTGCATCGGCGCAGTCCGTGCTGACTCGGTCGGATGATGCTATAACTCGTACCAACCCAGATGCATTAAAAGCCAGTGCTGTACCTGGTGCTTCTGCCAAGAGTATGGAAAAATCCGACGAAGATGCTGCTGCGGGAAGATTGAGTCCTGCTGGGGAATCGCCACGCTCCTCCAACCAGTCGTCTTCTGTTACTACACCTTCCACTAGTGCGCTTTTGAGTTATGAATTCTCAAATATACGGGTATGCGACAATCGGAATTAAGTCTTGATCTGTTTTTCTCGCTGACAATCGAAGCTTTTGCCAAATTACACATCGTCCTTTCTGCGACCTGGGAGTAAATTCACCGGCACGCAGCAGTCAGACCGTCAGATATACAATGTCGATGTAGAGATCAAGCATGTTGATATGGTTGAATCATATCTTTGTGGGTATCTTAGAATCCAAGGTTAGTGCCGTACCCCGACATGATTACGACTGCCGTAGATGGTCGAACCTGACCAATTGCGCTTTATACGCAGGTCTCACGGAGGATCATCCTACCCTTACTACATTTTTCGAAGGAGAGATTATTGGAACAAAACATACATTCAAGACTAGAAATGAAGCATGGGGCGCTACGGAGAAGACTGATATGCATCACTGGGCGAGATTTCCGGCTTGGAGGCCGTTAGCCAAGCAGGCGAAAAGACCGGATTTCACATACCGCAACTTCGCCCAACGCGAGCATATCTTCATGCGATGGAAGGAGTACTTCCTTGTGCCCGATCACCGTGTAAGGACAATCTCGGGTGCAAGCTTCGAAGGTTTTTACTACATCTGCTTCAACCAGGTGGAAGGTACCGTGACTGGAATATACTTCCATGCAAAGAGCGAGAAGTATGTGTCCCAATTGCTAGTAatgtttccctttttatcTTTCGACACTAATAAATTAGTTTCAATAGGTACCAGCAGCTGGAGCTCAAACACGTTCCGGATCACGGCTGCACCCCTGCTATTGAATTTCGTTGATACCAACTTCTATGGCGCGGGACAACGTTCTGGTCATCAAGTCCCTCGGCCTTTACCTtctacttcttttttttttaattgcCTCTACTGCCTCCTCCTAATTCTCTCCACCAGTTCCTGCCTGTGATAAAACACACGGTGTGGTGCCCCCCAAAGCACAGGAATGCTTATTTTCTACCCTTCCGCTCCCTACATCAGACACTTGATTCATGGTTTTTACGATGGCTGTTTTCTTAAATTGGCGTCCTCGTTGGTTCTAGGGTTCTAACATCTTGTCTTTATTCCTTCTATCTTCTTGGtcctcttttgtcttttatCCTCGATCCACATTGGGGCCATTGTGTGCGAATAGGTAGCGTTATCTGAGGATTCTCGGTTCAACACGTTTGGGCTATTTTCACATTTCATTGATTTTCCTCGGGCCTGAATAGTAGTCATATCCTCTCTTTCGTGGACCTTATATGCATATACGAGTGTATACTCCGAATCTGATATCCTGTCGCCATGTTGACTTTCATTGACTCATCGTGCTGTGAGGAGGTATCTAGATTTACCTTGAAGTTTATTTCACAGTTTCATGACAGCTTATAAAGAAGTACACTGGTACTAGGGGCTGAGAACATGCCGCTAACATAGTAGACTGGAGGTTTATTTATGAGATATGCGAAACATGGAGACGCAAACTAAGATCAAATTGAGCATCATGCGTGCAAGCATCGTATGACAGACCCGTAACACCATGCCTAGGCCGAAGTGGAAGAAAACAGCgctaaagaaaaaggaacacaTCACACGTTAAGGATTGACAGGGAGAATATGCTTTAGTTATTGTATAAGGGGTATCAAACGCAATTTGTTGATGTGGTGAGCCGACATTTTGGCGGATCATGTGCAGAACTTTTAGGTTGAAGGTGGgtaaggaaagggaaagaaatgaagaatagTTCAGGATCAAAGAATGGGTTAAAATGTACATGTAATTGAAAGAAAACGGGGAATAAATCAAGATCACAAATAGGTGGAA carries:
- a CDS encoding vacuolar import and degradation protein (vesicle-mediated transport protein Vid24) — its product is MPTPSDNTPSLNATSIAEEISTRTTCPPEIERLSSWRDSPESTVAESDAPDNALSPTIASAQSVLTRSDDAITRTNPDALKASAVPGASAKSMEKSDEDAAAGRLSPAGESPRSSNQSSSVTTPSTSALLSYEFSNIRLLPNYTSSFLRPGSKFTGTQQSDRQIYNVDVEIKHVDMVESYLCGYLRIQGLTEDHPTLTTFFEGEIIGTKHTFKTRNEAWGATEKTDMHHWARFPAWRPLAKQAKRPDFTYRNFAQREHIFMRWKEYFLVPDHRVRTISGASFEGFYYICFNQVEGTVTGIYFHAKSEKYQQLELKHVPDHGCTPAIEFR